In Sphingomonas oryzagri, the genomic stretch ATCCGGCCCCACAATATCTTCCAGCCCTTGCGCTGGGCGAGCCGCCACGCGGCGGTGCGCGCCTCGTCCGCCGTCTTGCCGGCGACGTCGACCTGCACGCCCGTCACCTCGTAGTTGGACGAGCTGTCGATCGGCGCGACTCCGCGATCACCGGGCGCCAATTGCGCGATGGCATACCATCCGCCGACGCCCGCCAGCGCCACGCCCAGCGCGATCATCGGGGCGCGGAAACGCCGCCGGGGGGCAGGCACGACGAAATCGGAGGGGTTCACAGGCTTCACGATCGCCCTTCTGGCGGGTTGGGCATGGAAATCCAAGTCCGGAGTCGCTACGGGCCGCGCATGAGCGACGACGAGAGCTACACCTACGCCAAGGCAGGCGTGTCCATCGCGGCCGGAAACGCCCTCGTGAAGGCGATCGGGCCGCTGGCCAAATCGACCCGCCGGCCGGGCGCGGACGCCGATCTGGGCGGCTTCGGCGGCTTCTTCGATCCGAAGGCGGCCGGGTACAAGGATCCGTTGCTGGTGGCGGCCAATGATGGCGTCGGCACCAAGCTGAAGCTCGCGATCGACAGCGGGCGGCATGACGGCGTCGGCATCGATCTCGTCGCGATGTGCGCCAACGATCTCGTCGTACAGGGCGCCGAACCGCTCTTCTTCCTCGACTATTTCGCCACCGGAAAGCTGGAAACCGGCGTCGCCGAGCGCGTGATCGCCGGCATCGCCGAGGGCTGCCTGCAGGCCGGCTGCGCGCTGATCGGCGGCGAGACGGCCGAGATGCCCGGCATGTACGCGGACGGCGACTACGACCTCGCGGGTTTCTGCGTCGGTGCGGTGGAGCGCGGCGAGCAGCTGACCGGGGACAAGGTGGCCGATGGCGACGTGATCCTCGGCCTCGCGTCGACCGGTGTGCATAGCAACGGCTACTCACTGGTCCGCCGCCTCGCCGCCGACAAGGGCTGGAAGCTCGACCGCCCCGCCCCCTTCGACATCGAGACGCTGCTGATCGACGCGCTGCTGGCGCCGACCCGCATCTACGTGAAGTCGTTGCTGCCGATCGTGCGCAGCGGCCACATTCACGCCATGGCGCACATCACCGGCGGCGGCCTGCTGGAGAATATTCCGCGCGTGCTGCCCGACGGCCTCCACGCCTTCATCGACGCGGATGCCTGGCCGCAGGCGCCGATCATGGCATTCCTGCAGGCGCAGGGCCGGATCGAGCCGGAGGAGATGGCGCGCACCTTCAACTGCGGCATCGGCATGGCGGTGGTGGTGAACCCCGTCGACGTCGATTTCGTCACCACCGAGCTGGAACGCGCCGGCGAGACCGTTCACCGCATCGGCCGCATCGAGACGGGCGCCAAGGGCTGCACCGTCTCGGGCAAGGACGAAACCTGGGCCAAGCGCGAGGCGTGGTCGGCCACGCACAATGCGTGAGTGATCGCAGACGCGTCGCCGTCCTGATCTCGGGGCGGGGATCGAACCTCAAGACGCTGATCGATGCCGAGCAGGACGCCTACGAGATCGTCCTCGTCGCCTCCAATGTCGAGGATGCGCCCGGCCTCGATTTCGCCCGCGCCGCCGGCATCCCGGTGTTCGCCAAATCGCACAAGGGCCTCAAGCGTGCCGAGTTCGATGCGCTGATCGACGCGCAGTTGCGCGCCCATGACGTCGAGGCGGTGGCGCTCGCCGGCTACATGCGCATCCTCTCCGAAGGCTTCGTCGAGGGCTGGGCCGGGCGGATGATCAACATCCATCCCTCGCTGTTGCCGCTCTACAAGGGCCTCGACACCCATGCCCGCGCGATCGAGGCGGGCGACCATTTCGCCGGCTGCTCCGTCCACATCGTCACCGCCGGGCTGGACGAAGGCCCGGTGATCGCGCAGGCGCGCGTGCCGATCATGCCGTGGGACACGCCCGACACGCTCTCGGCCCGCGTGCTGATCGAGGAACATCGCCTCTATCCCCGCGCGCTGGCGGCGCTTACAAGGACGCTGTGACGCCGCTGGACCGCATTCGCGCCATCGCCATGGAGCAGCCCCGCGCAGCGGAGAAGCTATCCCACGGCATGCCCGTCTTCTTCATCGACAAGGGCAAGACCTTCGCCTGGTTCAGCGAGAACCACCACGGCAACGGCATCACCGCCGTACTGGTGAAGACCTCCGGCCCCGACGAGCAGGATGCGCTGGTCGAAATGGACCCGGACCTGTTCTACAAGCCCGCCTACCTCGCGCCGTCTGGCTGGATTGGCATCCGCGTCGACACCGGCGACACCGACTGGAGCCAGATCGAGGC encodes the following:
- a CDS encoding MmcQ/YjbR family DNA-binding protein, yielding MTPLDRIRAIAMEQPRAAEKLSHGMPVFFIDKGKTFAWFSENHHGNGITAVLVKTSGPDEQDALVEMDPDLFYKPAYLAPSGWIGIRVDTGDTDWSQIEARIEQSWAYAATPRLREQFGR
- the purM gene encoding phosphoribosylformylglycinamidine cyclo-ligase; the protein is MSDDESYTYAKAGVSIAAGNALVKAIGPLAKSTRRPGADADLGGFGGFFDPKAAGYKDPLLVAANDGVGTKLKLAIDSGRHDGVGIDLVAMCANDLVVQGAEPLFFLDYFATGKLETGVAERVIAGIAEGCLQAGCALIGGETAEMPGMYADGDYDLAGFCVGAVERGEQLTGDKVADGDVILGLASTGVHSNGYSLVRRLAADKGWKLDRPAPFDIETLLIDALLAPTRIYVKSLLPIVRSGHIHAMAHITGGGLLENIPRVLPDGLHAFIDADAWPQAPIMAFLQAQGRIEPEEMARTFNCGIGMAVVVNPVDVDFVTTELERAGETVHRIGRIETGAKGCTVSGKDETWAKREAWSATHNA
- the purN gene encoding phosphoribosylglycinamide formyltransferase — protein: MSDRRRVAVLISGRGSNLKTLIDAEQDAYEIVLVASNVEDAPGLDFARAAGIPVFAKSHKGLKRAEFDALIDAQLRAHDVEAVALAGYMRILSEGFVEGWAGRMINIHPSLLPLYKGLDTHARAIEAGDHFAGCSVHIVTAGLDEGPVIAQARVPIMPWDTPDTLSARVLIEEHRLYPRALAALTRTL